A stretch of DNA from Solenopsis invicta isolate M01_SB chromosome 5, UNIL_Sinv_3.0, whole genome shotgun sequence:
atagataaagggTCCAAACATCAAAAAGATacaataaaaatgctttttagattaataagtttcattttattaacctttgaaaaaataagaatcagGTCTtgagaaacaaaattaattaaatactgcAATAAAACTAGCGTTTTTCATAggatacaattaataaaatgtcataTCAAAGTTTATCTACATTAGTGGAAATAGTCATTATAGgacttaaattaatattattaacatgcGACATGTATTTTATGCTTTTggtgaattaaatataaatatcatttcttGTGCTTATATCTTATTATACTGGACGAACAAgtaattactaaataaaaaaaaatataattttaattatgccaggaatttgatacattattttattacataaatttgtataatccATCTACCTTTCTTTCAATGAAACATACAATTAGAAATGTAACTTATGTAacgatcaaataaaataaaacatgtaattaaaaaagcagatgtaaaaatttacaatttgtcTTGATTTAAAGACAAATGTGCTAACAAGCATCATTAATAATACTTGTTAGCACATTTGTCTTTAAATTAAGACAAATTGTAACTTTCCACATCATTAGTGATACTTGTTagcacatttttctttaaatcaaaacAAATTGTAAATTTCTACATCTGcttttttaattacatgttttattttatttgattgttaCATAAGTTACATTTCTAATTGTATGTTTCATTGAAAGAAAGGTAGATggattatacaaatttatgtaataaaataatgtatcaaattcctggtataattaaaattatatttctttttatttagtaattacTTGTTTGTCCAGTATAATAAGATATAAGCACAAggaatgataattatatttagttcaCCGAGAGCATAAAATACATATCGCATGTTAATACTATTAATTTAAGTCCTATAAtgcccatttccaccaatgtagtgTTGTGTCCGGTGGTGTCTCCAAGCACGTCCGTAGGTATATTGGGATCGTTACGGCGCCTTAGAAGTTAGGACTCTTAGGAAGGGCCGCTTGGTGATCaaagataaaacacttgctgTTCCAACGTTATTATgatgtatatttttgtttgatgTTCCCGGTTACACTTGCTCAGTGTTGAGACTTATTACTCTTAGTACTTTTTCTTCCCAGatggcccggtatatataggttgGCTGTTATCACCGGATtatgttacaagctcgacgtgtaagtcgcGCAcagcgagtaacacaccggacagctgttcgttagactcttccgtcgctttccgattttatCGCAATATTTATACAGAAATCTGTTGTTTGGTTCGACCAATCGTGTTCCTGCAGTTTTGTGATACAGAATATCAACATTATAAAAATCCTGCTCGATGTCTGGCCTTCCAAAGCTGTATATTATATAGATCTCGTCAAATAATCGTGCATGTCGTTGCAGGCCTGACATGGAGCAGgttttttatattgttgatGTTCTGGATCACACGCTAAACTAGCTCGATAACTTgactttttatgaaatatactaaacaaaaagtataatattagaacggtcaaattaacgagcacaattaaataagcaatttgagttacaataatataattagttaagtaatacaattaattaggGACGATGTTTTggctttacttagccttcatcagcctataaagtacatatatgtagtaattaaaatttcattttgtttcaattatctGAAGATTATTCcctaaattctcttttttttataaaaaaacatcgtGTGTCGCATACCGTCTGTGATTCTTTAGATGGCGAACGTGGTCcctaattaattgtattacttaactaattatattattgtaactcAAATTGCTTACTTAATTGTGCTCGTTAATTTGACCGttctaatattatactttttgtttattcaaaatacGAGCGGTTTCCtaagatttttattatgaaatatactaagttagtttttgaattttattacgtaattaaaatatatatcgcaatttaaatacgacgGTCGAGACGTAAATCCTCGAAGATCGATTCAAATAaatggtatttttaatattataaaatttgtccaaacaaattaatttataatccgtagacaaatgagaaaaaaatttattttgtcaaaaatctTGCACGCACACCCACAAGATTCTATTGCACCTTTGTGTGATGATGCGTCACTATCGCTGCTTCTCTTTCCTCTTGCGTTTGATCTTTATCGCCCCAACCCCATAACTCATGGCTACCGTCGCCCGTTCTCTCCACACGTTTCCTTATCGTTTCCTCGGATACGGTTTTTAAATCATAGGCCCAACCGATCTTCGCGCAGAAGTCGATGAAGGCTGTCGTGAAATTGAGCCTGTAATTGCCGAGTTCGGCCGCCTTATAATCCCAAGGAAATACGTGGTGGTAATTGTGCCATCCTTCACCGAGGGTGAGCATGGCAACACCTTTGTTCTCCGCTGGATTAATATGTCTATAACAAACAATAAAGCAATTGCCTATAATTGAACGCTAATTTTACTGCTCCAAAAATAAGTTCTTTACATAAGACTAATAAAGACTTAAGGAACAAAGAATAGAAACTTTGATTTTCTTCTCCAAAAATGAAGTtgagaaagtataaaatttgatttaaaaaatacactcGTACATTGTCTTAACCGATTGACACTTACCTGTCGTAAGGTTTGTTGCCAAACATATGAGCCGCGGAATTTACCAGCCATGTTATatgtaacgtcaaaatatgacGGAATACGGTCGGAATAAAGTAAGCATTTGTCCATGTCTCGCCCCAAAACACGACCGGAATGACGGTTGGTAAAATAAAGCAGAGCAATAGCACCAGTATGttataatatctaaaataacaaataataatttattaaaaaaaggacGCTTGTCGTAGAATCTATCTGGGAGTcgatcatgtaacattttccctagggcggaaacgtaaaaagtgaaaagtttcacgtgaactgcatgATCATGTACGATTTCACGGgatcactcatgagcggaaatatgaactttttcacgtgaactttttcgccatcagccttGGTGgcaaaaaggtgaaaatttagggaattaataaatgtacTTCGGAATTAGAATGCAAATGTGATAACAGTTTTACtagtattgaagaaattaaatctCTTTGGTATGATATTGcattaatttacgttaaaatttgcataaatgaaaaactaaaacaagttaattttgaaaagcacagtttatattaaattacaaatttttaatattagattacaacataataaagtaattagtacactataaatcattaaaaataaataatattatatttgtaaattaagtttatgcaacaTAACTaaaaaacatgtttattcaggaatatattatatctctttacaattttttttttacataaataaatttttaacttggaaaaaaaatgcCGCTGAAGCGAttagaaatcaataaaataaaaatagaaaagtatGAACCAAGACAAATGTATGTGCTTCAGTAACaattaaatcttgaaatttataaaatattttatatttattatttaatttttttaactagtaAAAAGATGAATTTTGAAACCCAAACTAAACTTTGGCGTATTtaatcaaatacaaaatatttttgcgtgAAAAAATTCACGTAAATTCTCTataagtgaaaaatgaaaagtgaggAGTAAAACGTGAAAAGGttcacgtgaaattacatgattgaccccctggaATGGtgaaatatcatgatatctcgtataattcgcgttAAATTCTAAAAGCAtccgttaaaattattttgttacaatttatttagacATTATAGAATTATTACTGGTCATTTGTATtcgtatttttataagattgaCTTTTAGTTTTGTaggtagcagaaatttttacaggtgtacactctctatataattttgaaaagtatccCACATAACAAAACTTGATCCCAGGGATATCCTGCGGATATATGTCAAGGGATTTCTAATATCCTAAGGATGTGCTTAGATAAACTTAAGAGGTCCTAAGGATATCCTGTGGATGTCTCAATATCCGCTATGTAGAGCCCTAGGATATCGTAATTCAGATATCTTCAGGATGTCTttggataatcaaatttgatcCTGAGAATGTCCAATGgatgtcttaaaataacttttaggactttctaattctatgaatttttccgaaatatttacctaaatattattgcaccacataattccaatgaacaaaacaatatttttgtaacattttaaaaaacatttttcgcaaaaaaaaatcttgggaattttttttcggaaattcccaagcggtcacccatccaagttgtgacCGCGGTGAACGATGCTCGACTTCtacgactgctgcgaactggatccctcgtgatgatctgtgaacactttatgctaatacatttatacagggtacgagaaaagttccgggacggcgaaatatctcgaaaactaagcattttaggaaaaagtgtttcagacaaaagttgtagggtttaaaaagatctatttactgatcttatcagtttgaccttggatggcgtcgccaaggtcagatcgaaattacattaacttttttaaatggaacacctaactttttattgcatattcttgtagcttatctcgagacctttccaaaacattacaagaaagtttattttcgttgagtactttccgagttgtgaggcttgaaagctacagtgtactgtagtgtgggtccagccagttaaggcaagagtggcgtgtgagtccggccagttaaggcaagtgtggcgtgtgtccggccagttaagggaagtgtggcgtgtgtccggccagttaaggcaagtgtggcgtgtgtccggccagttaaggcaagagtggctggacccacactacagtacactgtagctttcaagcctcacaactcgaaaagtactcaacgaaaataaactttcttgtaatgttttggaaaggtctcgagataagctacaagaatatgcaataaaaagttaggtgttccatttaaaaaagttaatgtaatttcgatctgaccttggcgacgccatccaaggtcaaactgataagatcagtaaatagatctttttaaaccctacaacttttgtctgaaacactttttcctaaaatgcttagttttcgagatatttcgccgtcccggaacttttctcgcaccctgtataactgatagattaggtgaatatatattattaaaaagatgaactgtataattaaagcatatttatataaattttatttatataaatatatataaaattataatttttatgtgatttttacaaatgcaaaatagcatctgaaataacttctgttatttgtttaaataagaatgcaactagaaatatatgccaatataatacaataattaaattaaatataaaaaaattattaaaaaaacatttaaaaaacatttagaaatattgtttgctcattgggatgtaaatcgaggttttttcatccatggacttattttgtctatcgataatatttatgtttctcaatagtactgtgtttaagatagaaatttcgaactttcaaatcaaaaaagcaaaagcacaagttttaaatagttaatatatgctattcaaaaacttaagtatttacatatagcTCAATGAAATAGTCCCGCAGATGAAAAAATCATAGGGGTTATCAAAATCATACGCGTTTGACATGTTTATAATCCAGACAGCAAATCTCGTAGGGACGTCTTAAGGACGTCCATGAGATGTTGTAACGCTCTAAACCTATCCTATTCACGTCCCTGGACATTCAGAACGGATTCAGGATCATCCTGAGAACGTTTTGTGCTGTTaggatttatatattattagtaataaaaaaatttttttctcagatcaGAATAAGATATACTAAAGACTTTAATGGCAATTACAAATGTCTTAAGGACATCCTAtggatgattttacattttggatCAGAATAGGATCAATCCAATCAAAATAGAATATCCTGATGAGATTCATTGCTATGTGggatgttacatattaattttttaacttttacctTAGAAAccttaggcttgttttctattcctgcattagacttgcactggaacgttccttcttgctttcgctaactttgaaacatctatctatttcattttaagtgtacacttatttagagagttcaggaacagaaaacaaacggcttgaatgtgaatttcaaataatattattaaatttttacgaccgactgctgccaacCTTTGGTTGGCAAAAAACGGAGGGAACCGTTTCGCCGAAACctttaggcttgttttctattcctgcactagactgcactgaaacgttccttcttgctttcactaactttcgaatatatatctattttattttaagtgcacTAATTCAGGAAGTTCAGGAAAACAAACGGTTTGTTACCTTAGTTCTCAATAACTACAACATGATATGATATCAACTCTCACACATAAACTTCTTATTTACCAAGCTTGGTTTAAAGagtataattatcattaattgttctatttaaaaaaaaatagataaatggTATTATTCGTTTACACGTTCTCTCATTAGTTATCAATGAAGTTAGCtagatattattgtattatgaaGTTAGCTTATTGTAGATATTGTATAGTCGAGAGCTAAAAAGTtgtaacacattttctttgattgtttttgaaatgtagacttgctcatcaaacggcgaaagtcattggttcttacctgtggatccaaccaattaagcatcaaactatctaccatcaaagaaaatgtgttgcaaccttttagctcacgactatataatgtttattagaagtaaaaaaattactttaacaagttttaaattttatttaaaaaaatatttaagccataacgttatcaaaaaattttttgtttaataaaatatgttttatgaaatattcgTAAAATCTTAT
This window harbors:
- the LOC105197000 gene encoding acyl-CoA Delta(11) desaturase isoform X2 yields the protein MGITAGNHRLWAHRSYKAKWPLQLLLVIMSTIAFQFDVIHWSRDHRVHHKYSETDADPHNAKRGFFFAHVGWLVCRKHSEVKKKGKEIDISDLESNPILAFQKKYYNILVLLLCFILPTVIPVVFWGETWTNAYFIPTVFRHILTLHITWLVNSAAHMFGNKPYDRHINPAENKGVAMLTLGEGWHNYHHVFPWDYKAAELGNYRLNFTTAFIDFCAKIGWAYDLKTVSEETIRKRVERTGDGSHELWGWGDKDQTQEEREAAIVTHHHTKVQ